The genome window ttaaaattatattcaagataaataaaggaaatttaaatttgtttaaatgttcctaccttccatcaacggtcaatgtatgttgatgctacccgcggattacggtccggctcatattattgggggggccccgtccgtcggaaagctgtacagaGTATCGAAcaaaatgttgtaagttgggtggaactcccatgggatcggctcatattattgggggaatccacatggcgaccgtccatcacaacttaatattgatgggtcatcttgacatgtcactttaaacggcgtcatattactgggcccttattggacatgaggtaaacacatggggggttgcttaggaagcaaattgggctctacttttgagaatttatggttggctgatattattcgggaccaataagttttgtcaattggactccatgttctcactaaggaaaaagtttcccgttttcactagagggtggtgaaatcgttttaaaatagtgggagtgagattcataaaattaaattcgcctattttatgtcttaggaAATTgttttaaacaatcattgatatatgtctgtttttcttttcagtatttcatacaatgaattcgcgaaatccattattctcgatcctcgaacaaaacaagttgactggcgccaactatacggaatggcttccggaagttgaagattgtcttaacttcggagaaaatgctctacgtgttagagaaagcacctccgaaggaagcaccagcagatataagtccggaggaattggccaaacttgatgcatggtgtgaccatgacatcaagaccaaatgctatatgcaagcctcgatgtctgatgaactccagaggcgatttgaggacatggtgaatgctgctgacattcacgcgcaactcaaggaactttttggggctcagtcgagggctgaaaggttcgctactgttaaggagttgatgacgttgccgcatgcgtgaagggacttcggtccgtgatcatggggtacgagtgatttggctcatacagaagttggcggaccctagatttggtgttggagcatgaactcaatgtggatttattgcttctgtctcttccttcttcatttgatggatttgtgataaattttaatatgaacaagatagaggtcacccttgaagagatggtcaatatgctcgttacatatgaatccaccacttaagaaggataagccagctttcttggtgggctcctcatcttctgccaagaaggggccaagtatgaagggcaagaaacgttttgccccacccaagaaagtcgagcccgagaagaagcaaaagacaaaggcttcaaacaatggaaaatccaaggatgtttgccattactgcaagaagccgggtcattggaagcgcaaactgcaaggaatatcttgagcagttgggaacttgcaaaagggtatgttctatattgaaataaacatgtcacttaatacaacttcttgggtattggataccggatgtggatctcacatttgcaatgatttgcaggtgatgacaagaagtcgcaggcttagaatgggtgagacccagctgaggctcgggaaatggttccagagttgaagctacggccattggagatgtttgtttgactttgcagaacggttttaaattattgttaagagatgttttatttgtgccagatttaattaaaaacattatttctatttctatgcttgatagagatggttattcttgcaattttgtgaatgggatttgcaatatttacaagaatgaatgtttaattggaaatggacaacttgaaaacgatctatacaacttaaaactaaaagacgttccagtgaattatgttgataaaccggcgacaacaaacaaaaggaaaatcgatagtcaaaaccggcaaacctttggcatgctaggctaggtcatatttctcaaggaggatgaacaagctagtgggagaggcatgtttgatatgtctgatattaattctctacctacttgtgaatcctgcctaaaaggaaaaatgactaaatctccttttaaggggaaacctgagcgtagtcagaatctgttgaatttgatccatacagatgtttgtggtccatttagagtagggactcaacatggccacacctacttcattacctttactgatgattattcaaggtatgggtatttatatttaatgaaatataagtctgaagcatttgaaaagttcaaagaatttagggctgaagtagaaaacaagctaggtaaaagtattaaagcacttcgattggatcgaggtggagaatacttgagtaccgagtttttggactatctgaaagagaatgggattctctctcagtggactcctcctatagacaccacagcttaatggtgtatcggagcgtcgtaattcgaactttgttggacatggttcgatctatgatgagcttcactgagctctccaccttcgttttggggatatgcgcttgaaacggcggtattgttgttgaacaacgtccacactaaagcagtggacaaaacaccatacgagttatggaatggcaaagctcctaagtattcgtacttgaggatttggggatgtcctgcttacgtgaagcggacagtgggagataagttggatagtcgatccagcttatgttattttgtagggtatccgaagaattcaatcggatattatttctattatcctgctgaaacaaaggtgtttgtttctaggaatgccaccttcttggagaaggagttcttattggataagaaaggcgagatgatggaactcgaagaagttcgagaagaacccgaaatacaaaataacgatcctacacctcaggaaccattgctggacacgcctgcacctagaagatccgaaaggacttctagacctccagttcgatatggtcttcttcttgaagggatcaagatgaacccgacattggatgtgatccaagaaacttcaaggaagcaatttctgatgcggattcgaatttatggcttgaagctatgcagtcagaattggattcgatgcatacaaaccaagtttggtctttagtagatcctcccgatggaattgttccaatagggtgtaaatggatctacaagagaaagcttgggcctgatggtaaggtattgacctacaaggcgcgattggtggctaaaggttatactcaaaggcaaggagttgactatgatgaaaccttttcaccagttgctatgttcaagtccataagaatccttattgccatagctgcatggtatgactatgagatatggcaaatggatgtgaagactgcttttcttaatggagacattaaggaggaaatctatatgaagcagcctgaggggtacacatccatgggaagcgagcataaggtatgcaagcttcagagatcaatttatggtctaaaacaagcatcaagaagttggaaccagaaatttgatgaaacaataaaagattttggtttcatcaagaacccggaggaaccttgcgtgtacaagaaagtagttaaggatgcggtgacattcttagtactttatgttgatgacatcctactcattgggaatgacgtagggatgttgcagtcaacaaagatatggttatcaggtagattctcgatgaaggatttgggtgaggcatcctacattcttgggatacagatctatagagatagatctaagagaatgataggactcactcaatcaacctacattgataccatattgaaacggttttcaatggatgggtccaagaggggacatctacccatgtgtcatggagtttctctatccaagtctatgtgtccaagactgatgaagagatagagaatatgacacatgtaccatatgcgtcagctataggtagtatcatgtatgggatgatatctaccagaccagattgtagcatttgctctgagtgtcacgagcagatatcagtctaatcctggtcaaatgcattggaaagccgtgaaggacattcttaagtacttgcgaaggactaagaatatgttcatggtgtatggaggacgagatctcaaattggaaggcttataccgactctagcttccaaagtgatgtggatgactcgaagtcaacctctggatttgtgttcatgctcaatggcggtgctgtctcttggaagagttccaagcaggacaccacagcggatttccaccactgaggctgaatacattgcagcatcagctgctgctaaagaggccgtttggatgaggaagttcgtccaagagttgggcgtcattcctgaatttgttggtccagtcccggtgtactgtgacaacacgggtgccgttgctcaagcaaaggaaccaaggtctcatcaaagatccaaacacgtactgaggaaaataccacataatccgggagattgtggaaagatgagacatcattgtcgaacgagtggcctctgcagacaatatcgctgatccgcttactaagcccttgccaggaccattgtttgacaaacatcgcgaagcaatgggtctacgtagtatgactagttggctatagggcaagtgggagattgtaagagtaggtgcccaagtgagccaactgtgtggctatgggctttgatgactctttgtataaacaatcttttgtttaatattatttacacttttattaatggcaatgactttatattacttcatattgttatattgtgatatactattgttgttttgataaagaccttgaatatactatagtgtatgtaagatgtggtagaacatggggatgtctatcatgaaatacatcttatagtcactgtatattctaaaaccgttcctagtcgattgagccgtccgataataaggataaggatcgctcgagtttgagactagcatttgcgatgcggagtaccacgtttcattggtagggaacatggagatgttcgaagcatgcaaatggatattcataggatgaataatcgaactaccctatccggactttccaagtggttatcacttatcgagtggatcaagtccgcggttttggttgtacaccattagtccttacgacttgaaacatcatggagactctatatgctagtgctgtgctttgactcgtttaccgactctatgggggtcatcaggtgtcgagattgggtacagttacgacacatataggattcaatgcattgttgtcaaggattcaccacatacttgcgagtgtggatatcctatgcgatctgaggagatattagtgtgacaaatctctggccagagtacttgatgtgatttaagaaatggtttcttagtagcacatgcgatgtcactaatttgatcttcaagatgtattgcatagttatcgaatcttgagcgactctcgatataccaatggttgttgattcgatcgggatatttagatgaagggaccgtactgtacgctaaccaaaatctactggttcttgtaggcactatcagtgatacctagggaatcatggggcgatgttgctaggcgctttaccttgattcgttgggcaagtcggaaagtgttgttccgagtcacaaggagttgtgagcccacggctagctgtatccctgaaccattgagggtcacacagtgtaatggagttttaatcccgttgagatagttaaatttaaagagttaaatttaatgaactaaggagttggacttcttaaataagagtaagggagtaggatttcctaaaatgacatagggatggacatttttggaaaccactgaattcggattcaggaaaatttattttgactttaaaatgtgcagaatggtttctgtgcacattggtgaaatcggttcatcaatcggagtcacgatgaattttatattaatttctgaacgtgcgggctttgcttgtcgggccctagcttatgactaatgggccctaagttgttagtggcctgcattataaataagttattgcagtacaggaaattacacacaacagctcattatttttgacagaaatttcgaaccctcctctctctcaaaaagcaatcggccgacccctccctacctctgcccgagaaattccggtctgtgatttttgaattgcagtcaggaataacgaatcagattcgtttaatctcttcgcagaaaaacttctgatagattttctagtgcaatctatcagagggatttaaaccccattcgtggacctgattgaaggagttcatcagttcctgggagatacaagaagcgcagagaaatctgtgtggtgtccaataatctcgctttgagattgaaggtaaaatttaattaattgttatttgaattttacacacacaataatttaatcgttgaatggttgatacccacaccatggaattgttccatgataaaattttaaacttccgctgcaccgggtatcaatcgtgattgatctgtgaccgccagttttccaacatgtcCATGAGATCCTACAACTGttgcttcaactcacgcatctctgacagagccagacgatacggtgctcgcgAAATAGGTGACGTCCGTGGCATTAACTCgatgccaaactcaacttccgGAACAAGAGtaaaacccagaatctcatcaggaaaaacatctgaaaattcattaACAACTGGAAAATATCCTATACCAACACTCTTAGTGGACATATAAACTTCATAGATGAGGTAGTCTTCCCTGCCTGACtttagagctcgacaggctctcaaagcagaTACCAAAGGCTTcggaggtcgtgctccctcaccatagaaaaaccaatgATCATTCCCAATCGTATGAAACCGCACAATTTTTTAGTAACAGTACACTGAAGCTCGGTACGTGGTCAACATATCAATACCCAATATGCAGTCAAAATCTTCCATCGCTAACACAATTAGATTCTGTCAAAACATTAAACTCAAATTCTAAAGGACAAACCAAAACTAGACGTTTAGCCAACACTAACTGACCATTTGGTGTAGAAACAAAAATTACTACGTCTAAAGCAATATAAGGTAACTTGTGACGCTTGACAAAACGTGCAAttatgaaggaatgagatgcatcagtatcaataaaaacaaaagcaagTATGCCGCATAAAGAAACGTACCTGCAATAACCCTCTCATTATCCTCCACAGCTTAATCATGACTCAAAGCAAACATTTGAATCGGAGCTCATGGTTTACATATTAAAACCTCCCACTGATTTCCCTTGTGGCCTCTACTGGACTGTAGTCTGAGAACCAGAACCAAAACCTGCTCCCCTAGCCTGTGCACAATCATTCTTGAGATGACCAATCTCCCCGCAATGAAAACAAGCTCCTGCAACCTTATGGCATTTATCCGTCGGGtgattcttcccacagtgaGCGCATTGacccttcttcccaaaatgcaTAACTTCTCcggatccagaggaagaagtagtagaagcagacttcttaaaagactgggcatgaggacccaaagaactcgtggGTTGAGAAGACTGAAGCTTCCTACCACAGTTCACACTGATCTCTGCTTGCCGACAACGGTTCACCAAGCCCTCGTATGAATTGGAGTCATCACGAACAGTGACCCGATCAAAATTCTCCTGGTTCAATCCCTGCAGGAAGTGATCGTACTTTGCCTCAAAACTAGCGCCAATATAAGGACAATATGGAAGGAGGTCAATGAACTTCTGTTGATACTCATCAACAGACAAGGATCCCTGCTTCAAATTAAGCAACTCAATCGCTTTCGCCTGGCGGAGAGCTAGAAAAAAATGCAACTAATAGAACAATATACAAAAATCCGCCCACCAAAAATGCCCAATATTCTCCTGATGTAACGATGCAGACGCAAATCTCCACCACTTACGAGCACGTCCATCCAAAATAAAAGTAGCAGCCTCCATTTTTTTAGGTCTTTCGAAGAATAAAAAACATGGAAACAACTCTCCATACGCTCGAGCCAGTCCTCAGCCGCTTCAGGAGTCTCGCCTTATACTAAGGTCTTAGGTCCAATCTGCAAGAACCTATGCATCTCGAAACGGCATTTTCCCTCTCGATGGTAGTGGTGTGTGCGGTGACGTCTTGGAACCTCACCATCCCCCCACCGACCAACACTACCCAGGCTCACCTCGTATCTATTAGCCATCTGAAACGATTAATGCACATCAAAAACCCAAAGAGCCAAGTCTGAATACCAAAAATAtcctatgcatgctctgataatCACCATGTAGTGACCCGGCTCCTCGTCTCTATTAGCCATCTGAAAGGATTAATGCACATAAAAAACCAAAGAGCCAGGTCTAAATCCCAAAAATAtcctatgcatgctctgatactcacaatgtagtgacccacaccGTGAACACCTACTATTCAGAAGCTTAATAATGCCATaatcttaattaaaacataatcaGACATTATCAGCAGAAAACACCAAAGTTATACAAATCCAAGCAAAATAAATCCTAATACTAAAGTtattacaaccaaatcaaaataaatactCAGTACCAAACCAAAAAGTTCTGATACAATCCTCTGAATAAACAAAAACTCCCAACATCTGCCAAAATCCTGCAACTAATTCCGTCCTGAGCCTCCTGCTCCATCCAAACTAAGGCatgccccgtcaaatggggtgtccaagaaacaCAGAAACATGGACATTAGCGAACTACGCTCAGCaagagagtatgagtatacaaataatatatgagcatgaatgcaagtTCACAGGATACCAAGACTCAAGGTCAAGAAATTCTGATCAAACAGACTCGACGCCaaggtatgtagcactctgtgTCATCGCaataggaggtggctcacacatCCTACTGTGGATATCGATGACCTAATCACGAgtacacgtgtccaaccatccactaacacaTTAGGGTAACCACCCTAATACAGGCTATCTCAAggataaaagctcaatatgaataTGAATGAAGCATAATATCTTGACATAATacatgcagataaaatcatgccatataatacatgcatactcagtcagggtatctcgaacagtactctCGTACCTCAATATAACAGTCTAGTCACTCCGGCTCtactgtccaagcctataatcataaTATTCTTATATCACTAAAAAACATCTAAAAGTATTAGCTAAGATAATAGATACTCCTAAATTATTTATAGGAACTCGGATAATACCtccatccgtcgttagcccgttgatgtcgaatgccccagaactttggcacaactccgctacaactCCGGAGACGTCTCTCCAAGGCCCGGACAACGCCTAGGAAGGTTGGAAACCCATAAATACTACTCATGAAATGAGAGGGAAGATGTGAATTGGAAATTTGAAAATGAGCCTCGgatccctatttatagacggagataGGACGTTCCAAACCCTGATCGGATGTTCGGATTCTGCATGTTGGCCACGTTCCGAACGGCCACAATCAAAAACTCCGATCTAAActttggaagttccgatcccatgCATGCAGCTATGTGTTCAAACATTAACGACACATCACAAGTGCGCATGGCCTAacacgatcggaagttccgatctcacgttcggtggttccgaactcaccttccgCTTCCGAATTTCATCGCTTGCTCCGATctcgttcggaccttccgaactcgtCTGagaaaaaatttccaaaacaaTGTGTTTAATCCAAATTAAGCCCTTAATCcattcttaattatttttaactacttaatcttgtaaaatgagacTGGGCTACTACACATCATATCACTTATCGCTtactaaaaaccttaactagaaTAATAGCTACACACATAAGCTAAATAGAGTCTCGCAATATATATACATCCGTCATTAGCCTTTTGATGACGATGGCCTCACA of Henckelia pumila isolate YLH828 unplaced genomic scaffold, ASM3356847v2 CTG_291, whole genome shotgun sequence contains these proteins:
- the LOC140870898 gene encoding uncharacterized protein, with the protein product MEAATFILDGRAPLRQAKAIELLNLKQGSLSVDEYQQKFIDLLPYCPYIGASFEAKYDHFLQGLNQENFDRVTVRDDSNSYEGLVNRCRQAEISVNCVMHFGKKGQCAHCGKNHPTDKCHKVAGACFHCGEIGHLKNDCAQARGAGFGSGSQTTVQYVSLCGILAFVFIDTDASHSFIIARFVKRHKLPYIALDVVIFVSTPNGQLVLAKRLVLVCPLEFEFNVLTESNCGARPPKPLVSALRACRALKSGREDYLIYEVYMSTKSVGIGYFPVVNEFSDVFPDEILGFTLVPEVEFGIELMPRTSPISRAPYRLALSEMRELKQQL